From one Streptomyces chromofuscus genomic stretch:
- a CDS encoding SCO1417 family PLP biosynthesis transcription factor, translating into MGQWTSAVGAAQLARQLKSQQDRPAGPGSRRPPAYRALADGIRLLVLEGRVPVAARLPAERELALALSVSRTTVAAAYEALRSEGFLESRRGAGSWTAVPAGNPLPARGLEPLPPEALGSMIDLGCAALPAPEPWLTRAVQGALEELPPYAHTHGDYPAGLPALRAMLAERYTARGIPTMPEQIMVTTGAMGAIDAICHLFAGRGERIAVESPSYANILQLMRVAGARLVPVAMAEGLVGWDMDRWRQVLRDAAPRIAYVVADFHNPTGALADEDQRRRLVEAARSAGTVIVADETMNELWMDRDVEMPRPVCAFDPAGSTVITVGSASKAFWAGMRIGWVRAAPDVIRNLVAARAYADLGTPVLEQLAVHWLFGTGGWEQAVDIRRGQARDNRDALVAAVRRELPDWEFEVPRGGLTLWVRTGGLSGSRLAEAGERVGVRVPSGPRFGVDGAFEGYVRLPFTVGGAVAEEAAVRLAAAARLVRSGGTAGAEAPRTFVA; encoded by the coding sequence ATGGGGCAGTGGACCTCGGCGGTGGGCGCGGCGCAGCTGGCCCGGCAGCTCAAGTCGCAGCAGGACCGCCCGGCGGGCCCGGGCTCGCGCCGTCCGCCGGCCTACCGCGCGCTCGCCGACGGCATCCGGCTGCTGGTGCTCGAAGGACGGGTGCCGGTGGCCGCGCGCCTGCCCGCGGAGCGGGAACTCGCGCTCGCCCTGTCCGTCAGCCGTACGACGGTCGCGGCGGCGTACGAGGCGTTGCGCTCCGAGGGGTTCCTGGAGTCCCGGCGCGGCGCGGGCAGCTGGACCGCCGTGCCAGCCGGCAATCCGCTTCCCGCGCGCGGACTGGAGCCGCTGCCGCCCGAGGCGCTCGGCTCGATGATCGACCTCGGCTGCGCCGCGCTGCCCGCGCCCGAGCCCTGGCTCACCCGCGCCGTCCAGGGCGCACTGGAGGAGTTGCCGCCGTACGCGCACACGCACGGCGACTATCCGGCCGGGCTCCCCGCGCTGCGCGCGATGCTCGCCGAGCGCTACACCGCGCGCGGCATCCCCACCATGCCGGAACAGATCATGGTCACGACCGGTGCGATGGGCGCCATCGACGCCATCTGCCATCTCTTCGCGGGCCGCGGCGAGCGCATCGCCGTCGAGTCGCCGTCGTACGCCAACATCCTGCAGCTGATGCGGGTGGCGGGTGCCCGTCTGGTGCCCGTGGCGATGGCCGAAGGGCTCGTCGGGTGGGACATGGACCGCTGGCGGCAGGTGCTGCGGGACGCCGCGCCGCGCATCGCCTATGTCGTCGCCGACTTCCACAACCCGACCGGGGCGCTCGCCGACGAGGATCAGCGCCGGCGGCTGGTCGAGGCGGCCCGGTCGGCGGGAACCGTGATCGTCGCCGACGAGACGATGAACGAGCTGTGGATGGACCGGGACGTGGAGATGCCGCGCCCCGTGTGCGCCTTCGACCCGGCCGGGTCCACCGTCATCACCGTCGGCTCCGCCAGCAAGGCGTTCTGGGCCGGGATGCGCATCGGCTGGGTACGGGCCGCCCCGGACGTCATCCGCAACCTCGTCGCCGCGCGCGCGTACGCCGATCTGGGCACGCCGGTGCTGGAGCAGCTCGCCGTGCACTGGCTGTTCGGCACCGGGGGGTGGGAGCAGGCCGTGGACATCCGGCGCGGGCAGGCGCGGGACAACCGCGACGCACTGGTCGCCGCCGTGCGCCGTGAGCTGCCCGACTGGGAGTTCGAGGTGCCGCGGGGCGGGCTCACGCTGTGGGTGCGGACCGGGGGACTGTCGGGCTCGCGCCTCGCGGAGGCGGGGGAGCGGGTGGGCGTCCGGGTACCGTCCGGGCCCCGCTTCGGTGTGGACGGCGCCTTCGAGGGGTATGTGCGGCTGCCGTTCACCGTGGGGGGCGCGGTGGCGGAGGAGGCGGCGGTACGACTGGCCGCGGCGGCCCGCCTGGTGCGGAGCGGGGGGACTGCGGGGGCCGAGGCACCGCGGACCTTCGTGGCGTAG